The Fusarium falciforme chromosome 8, complete sequence region AGAAGAGTATCGAGATGAGGAACAGATACGGGATGCCGATGAAGAAGTTGGACAGGATCAGCTCTGTCGCTCCGTACAGGCCGTTGTGGTGCTCCTTGACGTACTGCAGCCTGTCCTCGAGGAATGCCGGGACGTATGCGACTGCCATGAAGCTCATGAATGCGGATCCGAAGAAGAGGGCGTTGATGAAAGGCTGGATAGACTCCTGGTCTGGGTCGAGGCGCACCCACACGGTACCCATCATGATGGCGAGACCAAGATACATGGCCAACCGGATGCCATAGGCCACCACGTCGCGGTAGCTCTTGACAAAGCTCCGATGAAGAAGTGTGAGCGTCAGACTCGGCATGCTTGGCCTTTTCTCAACAGCTTCGATGCTAAGGTTGCCTCCAGCCGACTCAGCCGCTGCGATGGCGTTGCTCAACTCAATTGCTTGTCGAGATGACTGCCAAGCTACCTGAAGCTTGTCCAGCTTACGCGCCGCCTCTTCCCTATCCTGCGCAAAGTCAATGTTTACCAGCTCGAGGAGATGCTCGGCTGGGTTAACGTATTGCGGCAGTGCAGCGCCAGCCTCTGCATAGTAAGTCGCAACATCCGCCACAGGACCAAAGTAATGCGTCTTTCCTCCAGATAAAAGCAACAACTTGTCAAACAGATTAAAGGTCGAAGTGGAaggttgatggatggagcacacgacgacgaggttgtTGCGCCTGGCGACGGCGCGCAGGTACCGGACGACCTCGCAGCTGGCGGCTGAGTCGAGGCCGCTCGTGGGCTCATCGAGGAAAAGCAGCTTAGGGCTGGTGATAAGCTGGCTAGCAACGCCGACACGGCGCTTCTGGCCACCAGAGATACCCTTGCGGATGGGCGTGCCGATGAGTGTGTTGGCCTGGCCGACGAGACCGAAGGATTCCAGGAGGCTGTCGATGCGCATGAGGCGTTCGCGCTTGGGAAGGGAGCTATCAACCACGTCAGAGAGATGTTCATGGTATCAGTCATGGGTCAACAAACCTGGTGCTGGCAAGTCGTGAAGAAAACTCGAGCGTCTCGCGCACAGTCAAGGATCCGATAAGGGCATCCTCCTGCTCAACAAAGCACGACACTTCTCTAAACGCCGCTCGCGACAGGCGACTCCCATTAACGAGAACTTCAGCCTCGACATCGCTGGCGTTTGTCGGCCGACGAGCTAGGACGTTGAGAAGTGTCGTCTTGCCACAACCTGAAGGGCCCATAAGGGCGCAGATCTCGCCTAAATTCGCAAAGCAAGTCAGCTACTGCTGTCGGTGACGGGTGCACACAAGCTCAACTCACCTGCTTCAACGACACCCTCGACATTGTCGACAATAGCCTTTGGCTCCTTCGTCTCGCGATCCTTTACCGTAACCGTAACACCGCGCCACGTAAGATTCTTGACTGTCGTGTTAAACAGATGCTTCTCTGCAACAGGGCGCTCTTCGAGATCCATGGTGGGCTCAAGGTTGTCCATGAGGTAATACTGATCAACCCTCATGggggaagaaaaaagagagcgGGGGAGAGacgaaatatataaagggcGATCGATCTGCCTGGGCAACGAAAATTATGTCAAATTTGGGAACGGGAAGGGCGGCGCAAGTGAGACCGCTAGCTCGCAGCCAGGTGGCATCCACACGATCTTGGAGATTTGATATCGGATCTCGGGGTGGTGTTTAATTAGAATTTGGTTCAAAACCTCTTGATTTTCACCCATTGACAGCCGTAACCAAGTCTATATAATGCTATTCAACGGACTCTTCTCAGTAcctctctttcttttatcGAAAGATATTCAAATTACCCATCAAATTTTCCAGGCGCAAGCAAAAAACCCCAGCTGAGGCATCCCAAAATCTGACATGCGTAACACAGACCCATGCCCGCATTCCTCAGCTACCGAAGCCAGGCATTCAACTCTGCAGCGTGTAAGCGCGTCCCCCGGACCAAGTTACCAGAAAGGAAATGTCCCGTACCAAGATAGGCTCTCGCCCAGCATTCCTCGAATACAGCACGAGGCCGGCATCCGCCCCCGAGAACCCAGCCTCGATTGTGGAGCCCGGTGCCGTTCCCGCTTCGGGGACCTGTGACCTCCTTGATTCGTCCGTTTATTTCCCTTGGTCGGCGACTAGGGGACTTTCCAGGTTGTAGGGCTGAGGCGCGAGGTCGCCGACGGCCCAATACGCAGTGAGCGGCAACTCTCGTCGGTCTCGGCCGATGGCAGCGTCACAGCCACTCCTACCGCTGTAGTGGTACGGATACTCTTGTCTGATTACAGTAGGTGCCGGTAATCCGTATTGTATCATTCGTCTAATTTAAGCTTGCTTTCACTCAGTAACAAATGGGGCTCTTCATGCTTGATCCATCCTCATGTAAGGTACCAAGGGAAGTATCAATCCTTACAACCCAGTCATTCCATATCAACCGGAATAGCAAAGACGCCCTCGGAACAAGCCATTTGTAGTTCTATATGAATTTAATATCAAGTGTTTAGTGAAGTACAGTAAATAGTCGTCAACTTGTGAATATCTGCATGGCCCTTAACGCCTCTTTCAAACTGTCCAGAGTCTACTCCCAATCAATACCAGGAACACTTCCTTTTGTCTAATAGCCATCCCATAAATACATGCCAAGCAAATGTCACATTAATATCCCAAGCCAATCAATGCCTTTTCCATCTCATAACAGTCATGTCGAGCTCGTAATCACCCTATCATGCCTGACAATCCTGGCATGCTCTGCATGTTCTCAATCTCGTTGATGATAGAATCGTCGGCTGCAATGCTGTTCAAAACCTCCTCCTGAGTAAGACCAAGCCAGTACTGGGGTGtcatctgctgctgcttcttggccctGTAAATCTCCTGCGCAACGCCCTTGACCTGGCGTCCGGCGCGGTCGGCGTTGCCCCAAACTTGAGAGATCTTGGAAAGGGCCCCAATGTTGAGGCGGATCTGCTGGCGaaggttgtcgtcgtcgtgagGAACAAAGTAGAGAGCCCACTTGCTCAGATGCACAATGGAAGAAAGCGTAATCACGCAGGTAAAGAAATGCGTATGAGAAAGCAACGAGACGCGATGAGTGATTAACTTGCTGATCTCGTTCGCCGACTGGATCGTATGTTTGGTGTGGGCGTTGAAAGCGTCGCCAGAAGGAACAGGGGCGTGAGGCGCGCAAGAGTTAACCGGGCGAGTCGAAGAAGAGTCTAATTGTGAGTGtggttgatgaagaagaagcgatGTGGCATGCATCATCATATGAGCTTGAAACATCATTTCGTCTAGACGGCCGTCTTTGTAGAGGGCATCCTGTTTCGATTCTGGGAGATGCAGGCGCCAGTTGGTAAGGAGCGTTTCGATGCGAACAAGATTCTCGTCGTCGGGCCCGTAGATTGGAGGAACCCGCATGAATTTCCCCAAATTTCGAGCACATTGAATACGGTAGGCAAAGGATGAAAACTCGCGATCCTCGCCCGAAAAGTCGATATCGTCCATGTCTTCAAGATACATGGGCTGCGGTATGTCCT contains the following coding sequences:
- a CDS encoding ABC transporter domain-containing protein — its product is MRVDQYYLMDNLEPTMDLEERPVAEKHLFNTTVKNLTWRGVTVTVKDRETKEPKAIVDNVEGVVEAGEICALMGPSGCGKTTLLNVLARRPTNASDVEAEVLVNGSRLSRAAFREVSCFVEQEDALIGSLTVRETLEFSSRLASTSSLPKRERLMRIDSLLESFGLVGQANTLIGTPIRKGISGGQKRRVGVASQLITSPKLLFLDEPTSGLDSAASCEVVRYLRAVARRNNLVVVCSIHQPSTSTFNLFDKLLLLSGGKTHYFGPVADVATYYAEAGAALPQYVNPAEHLLELVNIDFAQDREEAARKLDKLQVAWQSSRQAIELSNAIAAAESAGGNLSIEAVEKRPSMPSLTLTLLHRSFVKSYRDVVAYGIRLAMYLGLAIMMGTVWVRLDPDQESIQPFINALFFGSAFMSFMAVAYVPAFLEDRLQYVKEHHNGLYGATELILSNFFIGIPYLFLISILFSVISYWLSNFQPTATAFFTWVMWLFLDLLAAESLVVLMTSLFPSFVISLALVAFANGLWMSVGGFMVPPTILNVFYKYVFHYWDYQKYVFEGMMVNEFSERVYGCGDGCRCMYDSPLADQCKIDGQAVLDQYGYSTGHMGRDVGIMISIIAGYRLAAWLVLMLRR